A genomic stretch from Penicillium digitatum chromosome 4, complete sequence includes:
- a CDS encoding ABC multidrug transporter, putative, translating into MPFTTGQENLLRLNQETFDFNIQFEQLFFSIIPSALFIITSVWRTLYQARKPAVVNAPVFQLIKLGAITSYVGLELSLLILVAAGSFRVTNIFIASSVLNLVSALLMITLSVVDHSRSPRPSVLLSTYLFLTLFLDVAQARTLFLSSDDSPELTYSSIFVTALALKTGILLLEAQQKSRWVRWDEKDHSPEETSGIFSLGVFFWLNKIFLDGYSKLLTIGDLYPLDSSFNARALHDEFLKNIEYSNLKSDKFGLVKVLICTLKVPLLVPIPARLALLCFTFCQPLFLEKLLDYLSQPELDKNIGYGFIGASLLIYSGLAISMGFYWYFHHRMRTMAKSMLATEIFIKATKARIGTGDESAALTLMSTDMERIDMGFRNLHEIWASLVQAALAGWMLYNRIGVAFVAPVAIVIVCFIGLGILIQFTGDSQRSWMAGVQKRVGLTATVIASMKNLKLSGLSAAMGDFVQDLRVRELAAGSRFRKITIIAALLGFIPLLISPPLTFAFTQKNFNASTIFTSLSFLTLLTNPLSQVFQSIPQLVSGLACLGRIQAFLECETRHDFRQVLDDVRQNTEKSRAETGTLSDSEPDSVDPLVIKKGNFGWEADKFVLRNVSTRVPKSSLTIVIGPVGSGKTTLCKALLGEIPFSEGSVVLGTRFPHLGFCEQTAFLSNGSIKDNIVGFSPRNNERYAEIIKATSLDFDFATLPQGDQTNIGSDGIVLSGGQKQRVSLARALYLHSDLLVLDDIFSGLDADTEEKVFQQVFGPDGLLKQRGSTVLLCTHSIRHLPAADHVIALGNGTIIEQGSFQKLMASQGYVQRLGLKSSSDDAASSEKATSKKAPQESKAEILHSTTTNKSSTAPHADESRQIGDKTVYKHYFKSMGWLLAASSLLVGVLFGFFTNFPTVWLTYWTDDIYSEYPTHSYAYYAGVFALFQVCGLISLLVLGVLILIISVERAGASLHQEALRTLFQAPLSFFTNTDTGVVTNLFSQDLNLIDTELPNATMNTIISAFQALGQAAVMLTSSVYLAISYPFLVALLWTLQMFYLRTSRQLRLLDLEAKSPLYTHFIDTVKGITTLRAFGFISDDIDKNTRLINASQRPAYLLLMIQQWLNLVLDLVVMVIAVVMTTLAVQLHSNSAFAGASLFSLMSFGESISGIVVFYTKLETSIGAIARLKLFNENVKPEDRDEEDIVPPIQWPQNGVVELKGVSASYGAEDQLDNASKTALRNINLTINKGERVAICGRTGSGKSSLMALLLKILDPLPETAGNAIIDNTPLNRIDRAALRERIIAVPQEAVFLPDGSTFRANLDPSDASTPEECAVVLVAVDLWEFVQERGGLDAGMSAGTLSAGQRQLMSLGRALLRRFIRTRNGSNCGVLLLDEVSSSVDHETERVMQDIIRVEFKDYTVIAVSHRLDMIMDFDRVVVMETGEIVEVGNPAVLAGQTGTRFGDLVRAGAK; encoded by the exons ATGCCCTTCACTACCGGACAAGAGAATTTGCTTCGGCTAAACCAAGAGACCTTTGACTTCAACATTCAATTTGAGCAATTGTTCTTCTCCATCATTCCGTCCGCTTTATTCATCATAACATCAGTATGGCGGACACTTTATCAGGCACGGAAACCTGCCGTGGTCAATGCGCCGGTTTTCCAATTGATAAAATTG GGCGCTATCACATCATATGTGGGACTTGAGCTTTCACTTCTCATCTTGGTTGCGGCTGGTTCCTTCCGTGTGACCAACATTTTCATAGCTTCCTCGGTTCTCAATCTTGTCTCTGCCCTACTCATGATCACACTGAGTGTTGTGGATCACAGCAGGAGCCCAAGACCGTCTGTACTGCTCAGCACCTATCTGTTTTTGACTCTTTTTCTGGACGTGGCCCAGGCAAGAACGCTGTTTCTGTCATCAGATGACAGTCCAGAACTCACCTATAGCAGCATCTTTGTCACTGCTCTAGCTCTGAAGACCGGCATCTTGTTATTGGAAGCTCAGCAAAAGTCCAGATGGGTGCGCTGGGACGAAAAGGACCATAGTCCAGAGGAGACGAGTGGCATCTTTTCCTTAGGAGTGTTCTTCTGGCTCAACAAGATATTCCTGGATGGCTACAGCAAGCTCTTGACGATTGGAGACCTTTACCCACTAGATAGCTCTTTTAACGCCAGAGCGCTCCATGACGAGTTCTTGAAGAACATTGAGTACTCTAATTTGAAGAGTGACAAGTTTGGTCTGGTGAAGGTGCTGATCTGCACACTGAAAGTTCCTCTTCTTGTTCCTATACCTGCACGCCTGGCACTTCTTTGCTTCACATTTTGCCAACCGCTCTTCCTTGAAAAGCTATTGGATTACTTATCCCAGCCGGAACTCGACAAAAACATCGGATATGGCTTCATCGGTGCTAGCCTACTCATCTATTCGGGACTGGCTATATCAATGGGCTTTTACTG GTACTTCCATCACAGAATGCGCACCATGGCCAAGTCAATGCTAGCTACTGAGATTTTTATCAAAGCCACAAAAGCTCGTATTGGGACTGGAGATGAAAGTGCTGCGCTGACTTTGATGAGCACGGACATGGAGCGAATCGACATGGGTTTCAGAAATCTCCATGAGATTTGGGCGAGCTTAGTTCAAGCAGCTCTCGCCGGGTGGATGTTGTATAACCGAATTGGTGTGGCATTCGTCGCACCGGTGgcaattgtcatagtctGTTTCATCGGCTTAGGGATCCTGATACAATTCACGGGGGATTCGCAGAGGTCCTGGATGGCAGGAGTCCAGAAGCGGGTGGGCCTCACTGCCACAGTCATTGCTAGCATGAAGAACTTGAAGCTATCTGGCCTCTCGGCTGCTATGGGCGACTTCGTACAGGATCTCCGTGTGCGGGAACTAGCTGCTGGATCCCGGTTCCGCAAAATTACCATCATTGCGGCACTCTTGGGCTTTATTCCGCTGTTAATCAGCCCGCCTTTGACATTTGCATTCACACAGAAAAACTTCAATGCATCGACGATTTTCACCAGTCTTTCTTTCCTTACCCTCTTGACCAACCCGTTGTCTCAGGTCTTCCAATCAATCCCACAACTTGTCTCCGGGTTGGCGTGTTTAGGCCGAATTCAGGCCTTCTTGGAGTGCGAGACTCGCCATGACTTTCGCCAAGTTCTAGATGACGTGAGGCAAAATACCGAAAAGTCTCGAGCTGAGACCGGAACATTATCGGATTCCGAACCAGACTCAGTGGATCCTCTCGTCATCAAGAAAGGAAACTTTGGTTGGGAAGCAGACAAGTTCGTTTTGAGGAATGTCAGCACTCGAGTACCCAAGTCCTCACTCACCATTGTCATAGGACCTGTTGGTTCTGGGAAGACCACGCTATGCAAGGCACTGCTTGGTGAAATCCCTTTCAGCGAAGGCAGCGTGGTCTTAGGTACTAGATTTCCTCACCTTGGATTTTGCGAACAAACGGCATTCCTCTCAAACGGGTCGATCAAAGACAATATTGTGGGATTCTCTCCACGCAATAATGAGAGGTATGCCGAAATTATTAAGGCTACCTCCCTGGACTTTGACTTTGCTACACTACCACAGGGAGATCAAACTAATATCGGCTCGGATGGAATCGTCCTATCAGGGGGCCAGAAACAACGGGTTTCCCTTGCACGAGCTCTATATTTGCACTCCGACCTTCTAGTGCTAGACGATATCTTCAGTGGTCTGGATGCGGATACCGAGGAGAAGGTCTTTCAGCAGGTATTTGGGCCAGATGGACTACTCAAGCAACGGGGCTCTACTGTTTTACTGTGTACCCACAGCATCAGGCACCTCCCCGCGGCTGATCATGTAATAGCACTCGGCAATGGGACCATTATTGAGCAGGGTAGCTTTCaaaaactgatggccagtcAAGGATATGTTCAACGTCTGGGATTGAAGAGCTCTTCCGATGACGCTGCCTCTTCCGAGAAAGCGACTTCAAAGAAAGCCCCACAGGAATCAAAGGCGGAAATTCTTCATTCTACAACGACAAATAAATCGTCAACTGCACCACATGCGGATGAATCGCGTCAAATTGGCGACAAGACGGTGTACAAGCATTATTTCAAGAGCATGGGATGGCTTCTGGCAGCAAGCAGTTTGCTCGTCGGTGTTCTTTTCGGGTTTTTCACGAACTTCCCAACAGTTT GGCTTACCTACTGGACCGATGACATCTACTCGGAATATCCAACACACTCGTACGCTTACTACGCAGGGGTTTTTGCCTTGTTTCAAGTTTGCGGCTTGATCTCGCTGCTTGTCCTTGGCGTGTTGATCTTGATCATCTCTGTGGAAAGGGCAGGTGCTAGTCTCCACCAAGAGGCCTTACGGACCCTTTTTCAAGCACCGCTATCCTTTTTCACCAATACGGATACTGGGGTTGTCACAAATCTGTTCTCACAAGATCTCAACCTTATAGACACAGAGCTGCCAAATGCAACAATGAACACTATTATTTCC GCATTTCAAGCACTCGGACAAGCAGCTGTTATGCTTACATCGTCTGTGTACTTGGCCATAAGCTACCCATTCCTCGTCGCCCTGCTCTGGACCTTACAAATGTTCTACCTTCGGACATCCAGGCAGCTGAGGCTGTTGGACCTTGAGGCTAAAAGCCCTTTGTA CACACATTTCATTGACACCGTCAAGGGAATCACAACCTTGAGAGCTTTCG GTTTCATTTCTGATGATATCGACAAGAATACTCGCCTAATTAATGCCAGTCAACGACCCGCGTATCTTCTCCTCATGATTCAACAGTGGCTGAACCTCGTCCTTGATCTTGTAGTCATGGTGATTGCAGTGGTCATGACGACTCTTGCCGTTCAGCTCCATTCCAACTCTGCTTTCGCCGGTGCCTCCTTGTTCTCCCTCATGAGTTTCGGTGAGAGCATTTCAGGCATTGTCGTATTCTACACCAAGCTAGAAACCTCTATCGGGGCAATCGCCCGTCTCAAATTGTTCAATGAGAACGTCAAGCCCGAGGACAGAGATGAAGAGGATATAGTTCCTCCTATACAGTGGCCGCAGAACGGTGTGGTGGAATTAAAGGGCGTATCTGCGAGTTACGG CGCAGAAGATCAACTCGACAACGCGTCCAAAACAGCCCTCCGCAACATCAACCTCACCATCAACAAAGGCGAAAGAGTTGCCATCTGCGGTCGTACCGGCAGTGGCAAGTCCAGTCTCATGGCCTTGCTCCTTAAGATCTTAGATCCTCTCCCGGAGACAGCCGGGAACGCAATCATCGACAACACGCCCCTCAACCGCATTGACCGGGCTGCACTCCGTGAGCGCATAATCGCAGTACCCCAGGAAGCCGTATTCCTACCAGACGGGTCCACCTTCCGAGCAAACCTGGATCCCTCCGACGCTTCAACACCTGAGGAATGCGCAGTTGTACTTGTTGCCGTGGACCTGTGGGAGTTTGTGCAGGAACGGGGTGGTCTGGATGCAGGAATGAGCGCGGGGACACTCAGTGCAGGACAACGGCAACTCATGTCACTTGGGCGTGCGCTACTGAGACGTTTTATCCGCACACGGAATGGCTCGAACTGTGGTGTGTTGTTGTTGGATGAGGTGAGCTCAAGTGTTGACCACGAGACGGAACGTGTTATGCAGGACATCATCAGGGTGGAGTTCAAGGACTACACAGTCATAGCGGTTAGTCATCGGCTGGATATGATTATGGACTTTGATAGGGTTGTTGTTATGGAAACGGGAGAGATTGTGGAGGTTGGAAATCCTGCAGTACTGGCCGGACAGACAGGGACGAGGTTTGGAGATTTGGTCAGAGCTGGGGCCAAGTAG
- a CDS encoding Endo-1,3(4)-beta-glucanase, putative has product MHDDDYPTDQYSRWDPRGWSLMKKVFLAVGIIVVIVAVVVGAVLGVRANRYPKYSKLNYSLKDEFSGPSFFDNFEYFTGADPTHGFVQYIDRAAATWLNLTSATDTSAVLKVDTTFSGSEAASGRQSVRVTSKNTYADGLFIFDVIHTPYGCGTWPALWLTDPSNWPEHGEIDVVEAANAGTFGTQSTLHTSKGCSMGVKRKESGSVDQKDCYNEANDNSGCGVKGTKSSYGPEFNSKGGGVYAMELREAGIRVWQWARSQIPSDVTSGSPDPSTWGQAFADFPSTHCDIGSHFKNQSIIINISLCGDWAGANKYYKTQSSCPGNCATFVRDNATSFRTAYWEFGGFKVYQTS; this is encoded by the exons ATGCACGATGATGATTACCCTACAGATCAATACTCTAGATGGGACCCACGGGGATGGTCCTTGATGAAGAAGGTTTTCCTAGCGGTTGGCATTATCGTTGTGATTGTGGCAGTCGTCGTTGGGGCGGTTCTAGGAGTGCGAGCCAATCGGTACCCCAAGTACTCAAAACTGAACTACAGTTTGAAAGATGAATTTTCGGGACCGTCCTTTTTTGACAACTTTGAATATTTTACTGGCGCCGACCCTACTCATGGATTCGTTCA GTATATAGACCGAGCTGCAGCCACATGGCTGAATCTAACATCCGCCACGGATACCTCCGCGGTGCTCAAGGTGGACACGACATTTAGTGGTTCGGAGGCGGCTAGTGGACGCCAATCTGTTCGAGTTACGTCCAAAAACACCTATGCTGATGGGCTGTTCATTTTCGATGTTATCCACACCCCGTATGGATGTGGTACATGGCCAGCCCTGTGGCTAACAGACCCGAGCAACTGGCCGGAGCACGGAGAAATTGATGTCGTGGAAGCTGCCAACGCTGGAACGTTTGGAACTCAGTCGACGCTTCACACGTCGAAAGGCTGCTCCATGGGCGTTAAGCGGAAAGAAAGTGGCAGTGTGGATCAAAAGGACTGCTATAATGAGGCCAATGATAACTCGGGATGTGGTGTGAAAGGCACTAAGAGTTCTTATGGTCCTGAGTTCAATAGCAAGGGTGGCGGA GTTTATGCAATGGAACTCCGTGAGGCCGGTATTCGCGTATGGCAATGGGCCCGCTCACAGATCCCGTCCGACGTCACCTCGGGCAGTCCCGACCCATCTACCTGGGGCCAGGCATTCGCAGACTTCCCTAGCACGCATTGCGATATCGGTTCTCATTTTAAGAACCAGAGCATTATCATCAATATCTCCCTGTGTGGGGACTGGGCCGGAGCGAACAAGTATTACAAGACACAAAGTAGTTGTCCTGGCAACTGCGCCACATTCGTGCGGGACAACGCGACTAGTTTTAGGACAGCGTACTGGGAGTTTGGTGGCTTTAAGGTCTATCAGACCTCGTGA
- a CDS encoding Alanine racemase, N-terminal, which translates to MYSPKVGDRVESLDTPSMIVDLDLVEANVKKLMDKLLPTGLDIRPHLKTTKSAILANKMVKAGAKGGCVAKVSEAEVIAAAGFDDLFITCEIIGPTKVQRLAELYRKHRKIRIVVDSEAGATAIDEALAKAGIDEPISVLIDLDVGLHRTGVLPGDPAMTLARHVQGLTQLKLIGLHGYEGHLQHLHDKEDRKSQCLQSMETLTSTADVLRKAGFNIEVVTTGGTGTAEFCATVPGVTELQPGSFIFMDTDYRNAVGTFYSNSLTILSTVLSKQGPRSVTIDSGLKSLTTDSGLAECRDPRYTYGVLGDEHGSLIWEDGTPALSVGDRVEMVPSHIDPTVNLHDFYYAHRGGTIEEIWPVDSRGKVQ; encoded by the coding sequence ATGTATTCCCCCAAGGTCGGCGACAGGGTCGAGTCCCTCGACACACCATCCATGATCGTAGATCTGGATCTCGTCGAAGCCAACGTTAAAAAGCTAATGGACAAGCTATTACCAACCGGTCTCGACATCCGCCCCCATCTGAAAACGACCAAGAGCGCGATCCTAGCCAACAAAATGGTCAAAGCGGGCGCGAAGGGGGGCTGTGTGGCCAAAGTAAGCGAGGCCGAAGTCATTGCCGCAGCCGGATTCGACGACCTGTTTATCACCTGCGAGATCATCGGCCCCACGAAAGTACAACGGCTGGCGGAACTATACCGCAAGCATCGTAAGATCAGGATAGTTGTTGACAGCGAAGCTGGCGCAACGGCGATTGACGAGGCTTTGGCGAAAGCCGGTATTGACGAGCCAATCTCGGTTTTGATTGACCTCGATGTTGGGCTTCATCGTACTGGTGTCCTGCCGGGTGACCCAGCCATGACTCTAGCACGGCATGTGCAGGGTCTGACGCAATTGAAACTGATTGGGCTTCATGGCTATGAGGGTCATTTGCAGCATTTGCATGATAAAGAAGATCGGAAGAGTCAATGTCTGCAATCCATGGAGACCCTCACCAGCACTGCGGACGTGCTGCGGAAGGCGGGCTTCAACATTGAGGTGGTTACTACAGGAGGAACTGGAACCGCTGAGTTCTGCGCCACTGTACCGGGTGTCACCGAGCTCCAGCCTGGATCGTTTATTTTCATGGATACGGATTACCGAAATGCCGTGGGCACATTCTATTCGAACAGTCTTACCATTCTGTCGACTGTTCTGAGCAAACAAGGACCTCGGTCGGTCACAATCGACAGTGGGTTGAAATCTTTGACGACGGATAGTGGATTAGCAGAGTGCAGGGATCCGAGATACACTTATGGTGTTCTTGGTGACGAACATGGCTCACTTATTTGGGAGGATGGTACTCCAGCGCTTTCGGTTGGGGATCGGGTCGAGATGGTGCCGAGTCACATTGACCCCACGGTAAACTTGCATGATTTCTATTACGCCCATCGAGGGGGAACCATTGAAGAAATCTGGCCAGTCGACTCGAGAGGCAAGGTCCAATGA